A genomic segment from Acyrthosiphon pisum isolate AL4f chromosome A3, pea_aphid_22Mar2018_4r6ur, whole genome shotgun sequence encodes:
- the LOC100575308 gene encoding helicase POLQ-like — MLADNGQLSGRRVGMIVVDELHLLAEQKRGALLDATITKVLDSQQFLHNIQIIGMSATTGNMQEIGDFLNAHECTRDFRPVKLTETIKLNEQIFVINKDVDGSLKSKLDRKLDFDFSACPYTCIWKPKMQSSIWKVQTLCTYQPILNTPWAQLSRIQSQHK, encoded by the exons ATGCTGGCTGATAATGGTCAGTTAAGTGGACGGAGGGTTGGAATGATTGTTGTTGATGAATTGCATCTTCTCGCCGAACAAAAAAGGGGAGCTTTGTTAGATGCAACTATTACAAAAGTTTTAGACTCTCAGCAGTTCCTgc ataatattcaGATAATTGGTATGTCAGCTACAACTGGAAATATGCAAGAAATAGGTGACTTTTTAAATGCTCACGAATGCACAAGAGATTTTAGACCTGTAAAGCTCAcagaaactataaaattaaacgaacaAATATTTGTGATAAATAAAGATGTTGATGGTTCTTTGAAAAGTAAACTTGatagaaaattagattttgac ttTTCAGCCTGTCCTTATACATGTATATGGAAACCAAAAATGCAGAGTTCAATATGGAAAGTGCAAACGTTGTGCACATACCAACCGATCCTCAACACACCTTGGGCTCAACTGTCTCGGATACAGAGTCAACACAAGTAG